A portion of the Streptomyces erythrochromogenes genome contains these proteins:
- a CDS encoding DUF2231 domain-containing protein: MNTKTLDPAKAAPALNAASGRWLTTLGRIERTTVADPAIRVLQRGIRSLPLGEVRDLLKGRPLGHPLHPVLVQVPIGCWLSAAVLDVVPGERRGATTLTAVGLAGVAPAAIAGWADWADQPPEQARVGLAHAASNAVAVSCYAVSLAARLGGRPMKGRMWGWAGLAAVAVTGALGGHIAFRQDTP; this comes from the coding sequence ATGAACACGAAAACGCTCGACCCCGCGAAGGCCGCCCCCGCCCTGAACGCCGCTTCCGGGCGGTGGCTGACGACCCTGGGCCGCATCGAACGGACCACAGTGGCCGACCCGGCGATCCGCGTCCTCCAGCGGGGGATCCGCTCGCTCCCGTTGGGCGAGGTGAGGGACCTGCTGAAGGGAAGGCCGCTGGGCCATCCCCTCCATCCCGTCCTCGTCCAGGTGCCCATCGGATGCTGGCTCTCCGCCGCGGTACTGGACGTCGTACCCGGCGAGCGCCGCGGGGCCACGACCCTGACGGCCGTCGGCCTGGCGGGTGTGGCCCCCGCCGCGATCGCCGGCTGGGCGGACTGGGCCGACCAGCCGCCCGAGCAGGCCCGGGTCGGCCTGGCCCACGCGGCCTCCAACGCGGTCGCCGTCAGCTGCTACGCGGTCTCCCTCGCGGCGCGCCTGGGCGGACGCCCGATGAAGGGCAGGATGTGGGGATGGGCCGGGCTGGCGGCGGTGGCCGTCACCGGGGCTCTGGGCGGCCACATCGCCTTCCGGCAGGACACTCCCTAG